The following proteins come from a genomic window of Dreissena polymorpha isolate Duluth1 chromosome 1, UMN_Dpol_1.0, whole genome shotgun sequence:
- the LOC127848168 gene encoding uncharacterized protein LOC127848168 isoform X4 produces MNTPGRCSTSKDAYTQSTATSPLIPFQVCNTKAMDQYTDSSSEMSEPLIPLISQRAANIILSGCPAISTHVVQTNCQEEQFEESQSLLPQEPSKTPGHERQYFSSISTQNPSNQVLFLKGLKLSQSTGSSQAADSSGSKSKSNKCLKENKEKNSTNNNCFYQKHSFEQKSKPKYKTKTSDVQYFNKKGNPECNNETEVGFYSSQRSTGATVDQAEHIDRLQSRLERLVDTLDKVPRKQMLVIEASVSQCISSLQKNIHGKLQKVESYAQNAVLIKRLICTIQTSLMRITELHKKEKSSLSQCMSQQEPSLTQISTRCSINEPGQGALDDLGKRQGRVLEQLKRQKVLVDILKSHKSSLTKTRCAKTRQVDDGKNTKSKETNKHMSATLAGPSCGNQMPTIGAIKLVQCESSKKDAFNITDPDFNEEEVNAVPSDIYTRKKMVMNSSQDVTIIPDTQETMRTSCKDMFSQDCSTQRDSKQNEHSGSSRSKKILSRNQESNDDGNVITQNASSDIDNNITTGFSQLDKNETQVSVAEIREDQSSLMEDVNDMSVEQDLFSPDLTDNEYECPMNKKDKVAVNKVSPKKNNLKDSGKEKRKLSQEEVDTSVKKIKHAIDTDKLDTHSQSNSRSEMLWLTMLRYNTSTVAHSLSSSKQAVVPRPGSESTTNVNTATLVCESKADKDHCLKNLNLPSSLDRLSESSTRKEIKQTEDYERYPMDEIDNKLHKTVNNSLSVNSGNSSLEIKGGNNSLIVNSRDISPHSTMALQSPEANNRNNVSVTMETMMSPQSHTLPGETWENLSPTCTSMSSDVFVVKTRDLAQRFRQRNELVKHSQAMQPSKDGVNSNVVKLQPSKGGIHFNVAQLQPSKASNVIISTVHQVESLKGKMIESSNKDNCTITDAIDAVIQKSRTLANNVESNMSTFDGFTKPNLPDHTLSAGVYTDVRKSLVNTGIESLPSLTKMIKYGLLIPGKNVLSVLIKDKVHKASLTAAGKIQTPDGLVYSNSSQWLSTLSEGASIKKKKAYQRIMYSGRTLISICQCPTVHGTKFVQSGIRGTRQQLTTSKEVQVNEQELQLNKGNGLTAEERQLNEILTNCLVKLLKDSDLLPNSSLPENFWEADYAKLKLPISLWESVDDW; encoded by the exons ATGAATACGCCTGGCAGATGTTCAACAAGCAAAG ATGCCTATACACAATCAACAGCAACCTCTCCATTGATACCATTTCAAGTTTGTAATACAAAA GCAATGGACCAGTATACAGACAGCAGCTCAGAGATGTCAGAGCCCTTGATACCTTTGATATCTCAGAGAGCAGCCAACATAATACTATCAGGGTGTCCTGCAATCTCCACACATGTTGTACAG ACTAATTGCCAAGAGGAACAGTTTGAGGAAAGCCAGAGTCTACTTCCACAGGAACCATCTAAAACACCAGGACATGAAAGGCAGTACTTCAGCAGCATATCCACACAGAACCCTAGCAACCAGGTATTGTTTCTGAAGGGTCTGAAACTGTCTCAGTCCACTGGAAGTTCACAAGCAGCTGATTCAAGTGGATCCAAATCAAAGAGCAATAAatgtttgaaagaaaataaagaaaaaaactcCACAAACAATAACTGCTTTTACCAAAAACATTCATTTGAACAAAAAAGCAAGcctaaatacaaaacaaaaactagTGATGTTCAGTACTTTAACAAAAAAGGGAATCCAGAGTGCAATAATGAGACAGAAGTGGGTTTTTACAGCTCACAGAGATCTACTGGTGCAACTGTAGACCAAGCAGAACACATAGATAGGTTACAAAGCAGACTAGAACGCCTTGTTGACACACTGGATAAAGTTCCTCGAAAACag ATGCTGGTAATAGAAGCCTCTGTAAGCCAGTGCATCAGCAGTTTACAGAAAAATATTCATGGCAAGCTCCAGAAAGTGGAGTCTTATGCACAGAATGCag TCTTGATCAAGAGGCTGATCTGCACCATACAAACCAGTTTAATGAGGATAACAGAGTTGCACAAAAAGGAAAAATCATCACTGAGCCAGTGTATGTCCCAACAAGAACCTTCTCTCACACAGATCAGTACAAGGTGTTCAATCAATGAGCCTGGCCAAGGGGCACTGGATGACCTTGGGAAACGACAGGGCCGTGTTTTGGAGCAGCTGAAACGTCAGAAGGTCCTTGTAGACATACTGAAGTCTCACAAGAG TTCACTAACAAAAACTAGATGTGCAAAAACAAGACAAGTGGATGATGGAAAGAACACCAAATCAAAAGAAACTAACAAGCACATGTCTGCAACACTAGCTGGACCCAGTTGCGGCAATCAAATGCCAACAATTGGTGCCATTAAACTGGTGCAGTGTGAAAGTAGTAAAAAAGACGCTTTTAATATCACTGATCCAGATTTCAATGAAGAGGAGGTCAATGCAGTGCCCAGCGACATATATACAAGGAAGAAAATGGTTATGAATAGCTCTCAAGATGTCACTATTATACCAGATACTCAGGAAACTATGAGAACCAGTTGCAAGGATATGTTCTCACAAGATTGTTCTACACAGAGGGACAGTAAACAAAATGAACACAGTGGTTCCAGCAGATCCAAGAAAATCCTCTCCAGAAATCAAGAAAGCAATGATGATGGGAATGTAATAACGCAAAATGCTTCATCTGATATAGATAACAACATAACTACAGGCTTTTCACAGCTAGATAAGAATGAAACGCAAGTGTCTGTGGCAGAAATAAGGGAAGATCAGAGTTCATTGATGGAGGATGTTAATGATATGTCAGTTGAGCAGGATTTGTTTTCACCAGACCTAACTGACAATGAATATGAATGCCCTATGAACAAAAAGGACAAGGTAGCAGTTAACAAAGTCAGTCCTAAGAAAAATAATCTGAAAGATTCAGGTAAAGAAAAAAGGAAACTATCCCAAGAGGAAGTAGATACTTCTGTTAAGAAAATTAAACATGCTATTGACACAGATAAACTTGATACTCATTCACAGTCTAATTCGAGATCTGAAATGCTTTGGTTAACAATGCTTAGGTATAACACAAGCACTGTAGCCCACTCTCTGTCTTCTAGCAAACAGGCTGTTGTACCAAGACCTGGGTCGGAATCAACAACAAATGTGAACACTGCAACCCTAGTATGTGAAAGCAAAGCTGATAAAGACCATTGTCTAAAGAATCTAAACCTACCTTCCAGTCTGGATAGATTAAGTGAAAGTAGTACTAGGAAGGAAATAAAACAGACAGAAGACTATGAGAGATACCCTATGGATGAAATTGATAACAAATTACATAAGACTGTAAATAATTCACTTTCTGTAAACAGTGGAAATagttcacttgaaataaaaggAGGAAATAATTCACTCATTGTAAACAGTAGAGACATCAGTCCTCATTCGACTATGGCTTTGCAATCACCAGAAGCAAACAATAGGAACAATGTGTCTGTTACCATGGAAACCATGATGTCACCTCAAAGTCATACATTGCCTGGAGAAACGTGGGAGAACTTGTCACCCACTTGCACTTCTATGAGCTCAGACGTGTTTGTAGTGAAAACAAGAGATCTGGCACAAAGATTCAGGCAAAGAAATGAACTGGTAAAACACAGCCAGGCCATGCAGCCAAGTAAGGATGGGGTGAACTCTAATGTTGTAAAATTGCAGCCTAGTAAGGGTGGGATCCACTTTAATGTTGCACAATTACAGCCAAGCAAAGCATCAAATGTAATAATATCTACTGTGCATCAGGTTGAGTCATTGAAGGGGAAAATGATTGAATCAAGCAATAAAGATAACTGTACCATCACTGATGCTATTGATGCAGTTATTCAGAAGTCACGAACATTGGCTAACAATGTGGAGTCAAACATGAGCACATTTGATGGTTTTACAAAACCTAACTTACCTGACCATACACTATCTGCGGGTGTATACACAGATGTTAGAAAGTCATTAGTCAATACTGGAATAGAGAGCCTTCCTAGCCTGACAAAGATGATCAAGTACGGTCTTCTTATCCCAGGAAAAAATGTGCTAAGTGTTCTCATAAAG GACAAGGTACACAAAGCCTCGCTCACCGCTGCAGGTAAGATACAGACCCCAGATGGACTGGTATATTCAAACAGCTCTCAATGGCTGTCAACTCTGTCAGAAGGGGCAAGCATAAAGAAAAAGAAGGCATATCAAAGG ATAATGTACAGTGGCAGAACCCTTATTTCCATCTGTCAGTGTCCCACTGTCCACGGTACCAAGTTTGTCCAGTCAGGAATCAGAGGTACAAGGCAACAACTGACAACAAGCAAAGAAGTTCAGGTCAACGAACAAGAACTGCAACTGAACAAGGGGAATGGATTGACAGCTGAAGAAAGGCAGTTGAATGAGATTTTGACAAACTGTTTAGTAAAGCTCTTAAAAGACTCTGATCTTCTTCCAAACAGTAGTTTACCAGAGAATTTCTGGGAAGCTGATTATGCAAAACTGAAGTTGCCAATTAGTTTATGGGAATCTGTAGATGATTGGTAA